A section of the Macadamia integrifolia cultivar HAES 741 chromosome 9, SCU_Mint_v3, whole genome shotgun sequence genome encodes:
- the LOC122089429 gene encoding uncharacterized protein LOC122089429 isoform X2, with product MAVSAFKSNSKRGNLGSSSSNITSSAKDSELTKKVPPRRSRSVSAVVRNCQDEEISTVDFLNKRDNPLFCCSSTSPPEVIESENAIGIAKFNENASRLGEAAKKSVGSGCVSDSRRGRSVTRHADYGNQSLATRGVVGRSLSRVDTGRRGRSVSKGHYGNSESEVEKETSLSSGLRNKNNVRLAPSLEKKAVVTTCASELSDQTRNLQRWSSQHPLLEPSDGSVTSNLEDEISTGSFSEAEEKTIGAVFEQIKSFQTDQQAGDSSTGGIYETVRSELRRAISEIQNDLENVIRRNCTTIGATNVVDIPPELVNPDAIELVSDIRKEYASKLEQSQERARKLQAELAIEEHRGQELNRILKEILPDPKSLNTQKPQPRRKTSIERRKMSKRLTEEAMNYFDECVSISTFDSSDFSSPEDPPLNSVAATSSVGDSRFLLSGNSSASTSHCSNFQLNCNKDSDGQVFYTPCKEGSVLTAGSCYKDPGNDQRSLIETDAEQVGNFQFSFSHEPMKTKGLFNEIKSYIKKFEKETENNERDCQTRLSSYNADDYESHFLAESLLFDRVIFKNRIQSGSLLLCASGIVI from the exons ATGGCCGTTTCGGCTTTCAAATCAAACTCCAAGAGGGGGAACTTgggatcttcttcttccaatatCACATCTTCTGCAAAAGATTCAGAGTTGACCAAGAAAGTGCCTCCTCGTAGGTCCAGAAGCGTAAGTGCTGTGGTCAGAAATTGCCAAGACGAGGAAATAAGCACTGTTGATTTTCTGAATAAGAGAGATAATCCATTGTTCTGCTGCAGCAGCACATCACCACCAGAAGTGATTGAATCAGAAAACGCCATTGGAATCGCCAAATTCAATGAAAACGCATCCAGATTAGGTGAAGCAGCGAAGAAATCAGTGGGTAGTGGTTGTGTTTCGGATAGCAGAAGAGGGCGATCAGTTACAAGGCATGCTGATTATGGGAATCAGTCTTTGGCTACTCGAGGGGTAGTGGGTCGAAGTCTGTCAAGGGTGGACACGGGAAGACGCGGGCGATCTGTGTCAAAGGGCCATTATGGGAACTCCGAG AGTGAAGTTGAAAAAGAAACTAGTTTGTCTTCAGGTCTCAGAAATAAGAATAATGTGAGATTAGCTCCCAGCTTGGAGAAAAAAGCTGTTGTAACCACATGTGCTTCTGAATTATCAGACCAGACGAGGAATTTGCAAAGATGGTCTAGTCAACATCCTCTTCTGGAGCCTTCAGATGGTTCAGTG ACTTCGAATTTGGAAGATGAGATTTCTACAGGTTCTTTTTCAGAAGCTGAAGAGAAAACCATCGGAGCAGTATTTGAACAGATTAAG TCTTTCCAGACTGATCAGCAGGCAGGTGATTCTAGTACTGGTGGAATATATGAAACAGTTCGATCTGAACTAAGACGTGCAATTTCTGAGATTCAAAATGACCTCGAAAAT GTGATCCGAAGGAATTGTACAACTATTGGAGCAACCAATGTTGTTGATATCCCACCTGAATTGGTTAACCCAGATGCAATTGAACTAGTTTCTGACATCAGAAAGGAATATGCCAGCAAGCTTGAGCAG TCCCAAGAACGAGCTAGGAAGCTTCAAGCAGAGCTGGCTATTGAGGAGCACCGTGGACAAGAACTTAATCGAATTCTGAAGGAGATACTTCCAGATCCAAAGTCATTGAATACGCAGAAGCCTCAACCCAGAAGAAAA ACCAGCATTGAGCGTCGGAAAATGTCCAAGCGTCTGACAGAAGAAGCCATGAATTATTTTGATGAGTGTGTATCAATATCAACATTTGATAGTTCTGACTTCTCATCTCCAGAGGACCCACCTCTCAATTCTGTCGCTGCTACTTCCTCTGTTGGTGACAGTAGATTCTTGCTGTCTGGAAATTCAAGTGCCTCAACTTCCCATTGTTCTAATTTTCAACTCAATTGTAACAAG GACTCAGATGGTCAAGTTTTCTACACACCTTGCAAAGAGGGTAGTGTCTTAACAGCCGGCAGCTGCTATAAAGACCCTGGTAATGATCAAAGAAGTCTAATAGAAACTGATGCTGAACAGGTAgggaattttcaattttctttttcacatGAACCAATGAAAACCAAAGGACTTTTCAATGAGATAAAAAGTTATATAAAGAAGTTCgaaaaagaaactgaaaacaaTGAGAGGGACTGTCAGACAAGATTAAGCTCTTATAATGCAGATGACTATGAGTCACACTTCCTGGCTGAGAGCTTATTGTTTGACAGGGTGATCTTCAAGAACAGAATACAGTCTGGTAGTCTGCTTCTCTGTGCTAGTGGTATCGTAATCTAA
- the LOC122089429 gene encoding uncharacterized protein LOC122089429 isoform X5, whose protein sequence is MAVSAFKSNSKRGNLGSSSSNITSSAKDSELTKKVPPRRSRSVSAVVRNCQDEEISTVDFLNKRDNPLFCCSSTSPPEVIESENAIGIAKFNENASRLGEAAKKSVGSGCVSDSRRGRSVTRHADYGNQSLATRGVVGRSLSRVDTGRRGRSVSKGHYGNSESEVEKETSLSSGLRNKNNVRLAPSLEKKAVVTTCASELSDQTRNLQRWSSQHPLLEPSDGSVTSNLEDEISTGSFSEAEEKTIGAVFEQIKVIRRNCTTIGATNVVDIPPELVNPDAIELVSDIRKEYASKLEQSQERARKLQAELAIEEHRGQELNRILKEILPDPKSLNTQKPQPRRKTSIERRKMSKRLTEEAMNYFDECVSISTFDSSDFSSPEDPPLNSVAATSSVGDSRFLLSGNSSASTSHCSNFQLNCNKDSDGQVFYTPCKEGSVLTAGSCYKDPGNDQRSLIETDAEQVGNFQFSFSHEPMKTKGLFNEIKSYIKKFEKETENNERDCQTRLSSYNADDYESHFLAESLLFDRVIFKNRIQSGSLLLCASGIVI, encoded by the exons ATGGCCGTTTCGGCTTTCAAATCAAACTCCAAGAGGGGGAACTTgggatcttcttcttccaatatCACATCTTCTGCAAAAGATTCAGAGTTGACCAAGAAAGTGCCTCCTCGTAGGTCCAGAAGCGTAAGTGCTGTGGTCAGAAATTGCCAAGACGAGGAAATAAGCACTGTTGATTTTCTGAATAAGAGAGATAATCCATTGTTCTGCTGCAGCAGCACATCACCACCAGAAGTGATTGAATCAGAAAACGCCATTGGAATCGCCAAATTCAATGAAAACGCATCCAGATTAGGTGAAGCAGCGAAGAAATCAGTGGGTAGTGGTTGTGTTTCGGATAGCAGAAGAGGGCGATCAGTTACAAGGCATGCTGATTATGGGAATCAGTCTTTGGCTACTCGAGGGGTAGTGGGTCGAAGTCTGTCAAGGGTGGACACGGGAAGACGCGGGCGATCTGTGTCAAAGGGCCATTATGGGAACTCCGAG AGTGAAGTTGAAAAAGAAACTAGTTTGTCTTCAGGTCTCAGAAATAAGAATAATGTGAGATTAGCTCCCAGCTTGGAGAAAAAAGCTGTTGTAACCACATGTGCTTCTGAATTATCAGACCAGACGAGGAATTTGCAAAGATGGTCTAGTCAACATCCTCTTCTGGAGCCTTCAGATGGTTCAGTG ACTTCGAATTTGGAAGATGAGATTTCTACAGGTTCTTTTTCAGAAGCTGAAGAGAAAACCATCGGAGCAGTATTTGAACAGATTAAG GTGATCCGAAGGAATTGTACAACTATTGGAGCAACCAATGTTGTTGATATCCCACCTGAATTGGTTAACCCAGATGCAATTGAACTAGTTTCTGACATCAGAAAGGAATATGCCAGCAAGCTTGAGCAG TCCCAAGAACGAGCTAGGAAGCTTCAAGCAGAGCTGGCTATTGAGGAGCACCGTGGACAAGAACTTAATCGAATTCTGAAGGAGATACTTCCAGATCCAAAGTCATTGAATACGCAGAAGCCTCAACCCAGAAGAAAA ACCAGCATTGAGCGTCGGAAAATGTCCAAGCGTCTGACAGAAGAAGCCATGAATTATTTTGATGAGTGTGTATCAATATCAACATTTGATAGTTCTGACTTCTCATCTCCAGAGGACCCACCTCTCAATTCTGTCGCTGCTACTTCCTCTGTTGGTGACAGTAGATTCTTGCTGTCTGGAAATTCAAGTGCCTCAACTTCCCATTGTTCTAATTTTCAACTCAATTGTAACAAG GACTCAGATGGTCAAGTTTTCTACACACCTTGCAAAGAGGGTAGTGTCTTAACAGCCGGCAGCTGCTATAAAGACCCTGGTAATGATCAAAGAAGTCTAATAGAAACTGATGCTGAACAGGTAgggaattttcaattttctttttcacatGAACCAATGAAAACCAAAGGACTTTTCAATGAGATAAAAAGTTATATAAAGAAGTTCgaaaaagaaactgaaaacaaTGAGAGGGACTGTCAGACAAGATTAAGCTCTTATAATGCAGATGACTATGAGTCACACTTCCTGGCTGAGAGCTTATTGTTTGACAGGGTGATCTTCAAGAACAGAATACAGTCTGGTAGTCTGCTTCTCTGTGCTAGTGGTATCGTAATCTAA
- the LOC122089429 gene encoding uncharacterized protein LOC122089429 isoform X4, whose product MAVSAFKSNSKRGNLGSSSSNITSSAKDSELTKKVPPRRSRSVSAVVRNCQDEEISTVDFLNKRDNPLFCCSSTSPPEVIESENAIGIAKFNENASRLGEAAKKSVGSGCVSDSRRGRSVTRHADYGNQSLATRGVVGRSLSRVDTGRRGRSVSKGHYGNSESEVEKETSLSSGLRNKNNVRLAPSLEKKAVVTTCASELSDQTRNLQRWSSQHPLLEPSDGSVTSNLEDEISTGSFSEAEEKTIGAVFEQIKTDQQAGDSSTGGIYETVRSELRRAISEIQNDLENVIRRNCTTIGATNVVDIPPELVNPDAIELVSDIRKEYASKLEQSQERARKLQAELAIEEHRGQELNRILKEILPDPKSLNTQKPQPRRKTSIERRKMSKRLTEEAMNYFDECVSISTFDSSDFSSPEDPPLNSVAATSSVGDSRFLLSGNSSASTSHCSNFQLNCNKDSDGQVFYTPCKEGSVLTAGSCYKDPGNDQRSLIETDAEQVGNFQFSFSHEPMKTKGLFNEIKSYIKKFEKETENNERDCQTRLSSYNADDYESHFLAESLLFDRVIFKNRIQSGSLLLCASGIVI is encoded by the exons ATGGCCGTTTCGGCTTTCAAATCAAACTCCAAGAGGGGGAACTTgggatcttcttcttccaatatCACATCTTCTGCAAAAGATTCAGAGTTGACCAAGAAAGTGCCTCCTCGTAGGTCCAGAAGCGTAAGTGCTGTGGTCAGAAATTGCCAAGACGAGGAAATAAGCACTGTTGATTTTCTGAATAAGAGAGATAATCCATTGTTCTGCTGCAGCAGCACATCACCACCAGAAGTGATTGAATCAGAAAACGCCATTGGAATCGCCAAATTCAATGAAAACGCATCCAGATTAGGTGAAGCAGCGAAGAAATCAGTGGGTAGTGGTTGTGTTTCGGATAGCAGAAGAGGGCGATCAGTTACAAGGCATGCTGATTATGGGAATCAGTCTTTGGCTACTCGAGGGGTAGTGGGTCGAAGTCTGTCAAGGGTGGACACGGGAAGACGCGGGCGATCTGTGTCAAAGGGCCATTATGGGAACTCCGAG AGTGAAGTTGAAAAAGAAACTAGTTTGTCTTCAGGTCTCAGAAATAAGAATAATGTGAGATTAGCTCCCAGCTTGGAGAAAAAAGCTGTTGTAACCACATGTGCTTCTGAATTATCAGACCAGACGAGGAATTTGCAAAGATGGTCTAGTCAACATCCTCTTCTGGAGCCTTCAGATGGTTCAGTG ACTTCGAATTTGGAAGATGAGATTTCTACAGGTTCTTTTTCAGAAGCTGAAGAGAAAACCATCGGAGCAGTATTTGAACAGATTAAG ACTGATCAGCAGGCAGGTGATTCTAGTACTGGTGGAATATATGAAACAGTTCGATCTGAACTAAGACGTGCAATTTCTGAGATTCAAAATGACCTCGAAAAT GTGATCCGAAGGAATTGTACAACTATTGGAGCAACCAATGTTGTTGATATCCCACCTGAATTGGTTAACCCAGATGCAATTGAACTAGTTTCTGACATCAGAAAGGAATATGCCAGCAAGCTTGAGCAG TCCCAAGAACGAGCTAGGAAGCTTCAAGCAGAGCTGGCTATTGAGGAGCACCGTGGACAAGAACTTAATCGAATTCTGAAGGAGATACTTCCAGATCCAAAGTCATTGAATACGCAGAAGCCTCAACCCAGAAGAAAA ACCAGCATTGAGCGTCGGAAAATGTCCAAGCGTCTGACAGAAGAAGCCATGAATTATTTTGATGAGTGTGTATCAATATCAACATTTGATAGTTCTGACTTCTCATCTCCAGAGGACCCACCTCTCAATTCTGTCGCTGCTACTTCCTCTGTTGGTGACAGTAGATTCTTGCTGTCTGGAAATTCAAGTGCCTCAACTTCCCATTGTTCTAATTTTCAACTCAATTGTAACAAG GACTCAGATGGTCAAGTTTTCTACACACCTTGCAAAGAGGGTAGTGTCTTAACAGCCGGCAGCTGCTATAAAGACCCTGGTAATGATCAAAGAAGTCTAATAGAAACTGATGCTGAACAGGTAgggaattttcaattttctttttcacatGAACCAATGAAAACCAAAGGACTTTTCAATGAGATAAAAAGTTATATAAAGAAGTTCgaaaaagaaactgaaaacaaTGAGAGGGACTGTCAGACAAGATTAAGCTCTTATAATGCAGATGACTATGAGTCACACTTCCTGGCTGAGAGCTTATTGTTTGACAGGGTGATCTTCAAGAACAGAATACAGTCTGGTAGTCTGCTTCTCTGTGCTAGTGGTATCGTAATCTAA
- the LOC122089429 gene encoding uncharacterized protein LOC122089429 isoform X3 → MAVSAFKSNSKRGNLGSSSSNITSSAKDSELTKKVPPRRSRSVSAVVRNCQDEEISTVDFLNKRDNPLFCCSSTSPPEVIESENAIGIAKFNENASRLGEAAKKSVGSGCVSDSRRGRSVTRHADYGNQSLATRGVVGRSLSRVDTGRRGRSVSKGHYGNSESEVEKETSLSSGLRNKNNVRLAPSLEKKAVVTTCASELSDQTRNLQRWSSQHPLLEPSDGSVTSNLEDEISTGSFSEAEEKTIGAVFEQIKVQTDQQAGDSSTGGIYETVRSELRRAISEIQNDLENVIRRNCTTIGATNVVDIPPELVNPDAIELVSDIRKEYASKLEQSQERARKLQAELAIEEHRGQELNRILKEILPDPKSLNTQKPQPRRKTSIERRKMSKRLTEEAMNYFDECVSISTFDSSDFSSPEDPPLNSVAATSSVGDSRFLLSGNSSASTSHCSNFQLNCNKDSDGQVFYTPCKEGSVLTAGSCYKDPGNDQRSLIETDAEQVGNFQFSFSHEPMKTKGLFNEIKSYIKKFEKETENNERDCQTRLSSYNADDYESHFLAESLLFDRVIFKNRIQSGSLLLCASGIVI, encoded by the exons ATGGCCGTTTCGGCTTTCAAATCAAACTCCAAGAGGGGGAACTTgggatcttcttcttccaatatCACATCTTCTGCAAAAGATTCAGAGTTGACCAAGAAAGTGCCTCCTCGTAGGTCCAGAAGCGTAAGTGCTGTGGTCAGAAATTGCCAAGACGAGGAAATAAGCACTGTTGATTTTCTGAATAAGAGAGATAATCCATTGTTCTGCTGCAGCAGCACATCACCACCAGAAGTGATTGAATCAGAAAACGCCATTGGAATCGCCAAATTCAATGAAAACGCATCCAGATTAGGTGAAGCAGCGAAGAAATCAGTGGGTAGTGGTTGTGTTTCGGATAGCAGAAGAGGGCGATCAGTTACAAGGCATGCTGATTATGGGAATCAGTCTTTGGCTACTCGAGGGGTAGTGGGTCGAAGTCTGTCAAGGGTGGACACGGGAAGACGCGGGCGATCTGTGTCAAAGGGCCATTATGGGAACTCCGAG AGTGAAGTTGAAAAAGAAACTAGTTTGTCTTCAGGTCTCAGAAATAAGAATAATGTGAGATTAGCTCCCAGCTTGGAGAAAAAAGCTGTTGTAACCACATGTGCTTCTGAATTATCAGACCAGACGAGGAATTTGCAAAGATGGTCTAGTCAACATCCTCTTCTGGAGCCTTCAGATGGTTCAGTG ACTTCGAATTTGGAAGATGAGATTTCTACAGGTTCTTTTTCAGAAGCTGAAGAGAAAACCATCGGAGCAGTATTTGAACAGATTAAGGTGCAG ACTGATCAGCAGGCAGGTGATTCTAGTACTGGTGGAATATATGAAACAGTTCGATCTGAACTAAGACGTGCAATTTCTGAGATTCAAAATGACCTCGAAAAT GTGATCCGAAGGAATTGTACAACTATTGGAGCAACCAATGTTGTTGATATCCCACCTGAATTGGTTAACCCAGATGCAATTGAACTAGTTTCTGACATCAGAAAGGAATATGCCAGCAAGCTTGAGCAG TCCCAAGAACGAGCTAGGAAGCTTCAAGCAGAGCTGGCTATTGAGGAGCACCGTGGACAAGAACTTAATCGAATTCTGAAGGAGATACTTCCAGATCCAAAGTCATTGAATACGCAGAAGCCTCAACCCAGAAGAAAA ACCAGCATTGAGCGTCGGAAAATGTCCAAGCGTCTGACAGAAGAAGCCATGAATTATTTTGATGAGTGTGTATCAATATCAACATTTGATAGTTCTGACTTCTCATCTCCAGAGGACCCACCTCTCAATTCTGTCGCTGCTACTTCCTCTGTTGGTGACAGTAGATTCTTGCTGTCTGGAAATTCAAGTGCCTCAACTTCCCATTGTTCTAATTTTCAACTCAATTGTAACAAG GACTCAGATGGTCAAGTTTTCTACACACCTTGCAAAGAGGGTAGTGTCTTAACAGCCGGCAGCTGCTATAAAGACCCTGGTAATGATCAAAGAAGTCTAATAGAAACTGATGCTGAACAGGTAgggaattttcaattttctttttcacatGAACCAATGAAAACCAAAGGACTTTTCAATGAGATAAAAAGTTATATAAAGAAGTTCgaaaaagaaactgaaaacaaTGAGAGGGACTGTCAGACAAGATTAAGCTCTTATAATGCAGATGACTATGAGTCACACTTCCTGGCTGAGAGCTTATTGTTTGACAGGGTGATCTTCAAGAACAGAATACAGTCTGGTAGTCTGCTTCTCTGTGCTAGTGGTATCGTAATCTAA
- the LOC122089429 gene encoding uncharacterized protein LOC122089429 isoform X1, producing MAVSAFKSNSKRGNLGSSSSNITSSAKDSELTKKVPPRRSRSVSAVVRNCQDEEISTVDFLNKRDNPLFCCSSTSPPEVIESENAIGIAKFNENASRLGEAAKKSVGSGCVSDSRRGRSVTRHADYGNQSLATRGVVGRSLSRVDTGRRGRSVSKGHYGNSESEVEKETSLSSGLRNKNNVRLAPSLEKKAVVTTCASELSDQTRNLQRWSSQHPLLEPSDGSVTSNLEDEISTGSFSEAEEKTIGAVFEQIKVQSFQTDQQAGDSSTGGIYETVRSELRRAISEIQNDLENVIRRNCTTIGATNVVDIPPELVNPDAIELVSDIRKEYASKLEQSQERARKLQAELAIEEHRGQELNRILKEILPDPKSLNTQKPQPRRKTSIERRKMSKRLTEEAMNYFDECVSISTFDSSDFSSPEDPPLNSVAATSSVGDSRFLLSGNSSASTSHCSNFQLNCNKDSDGQVFYTPCKEGSVLTAGSCYKDPGNDQRSLIETDAEQVGNFQFSFSHEPMKTKGLFNEIKSYIKKFEKETENNERDCQTRLSSYNADDYESHFLAESLLFDRVIFKNRIQSGSLLLCASGIVI from the exons ATGGCCGTTTCGGCTTTCAAATCAAACTCCAAGAGGGGGAACTTgggatcttcttcttccaatatCACATCTTCTGCAAAAGATTCAGAGTTGACCAAGAAAGTGCCTCCTCGTAGGTCCAGAAGCGTAAGTGCTGTGGTCAGAAATTGCCAAGACGAGGAAATAAGCACTGTTGATTTTCTGAATAAGAGAGATAATCCATTGTTCTGCTGCAGCAGCACATCACCACCAGAAGTGATTGAATCAGAAAACGCCATTGGAATCGCCAAATTCAATGAAAACGCATCCAGATTAGGTGAAGCAGCGAAGAAATCAGTGGGTAGTGGTTGTGTTTCGGATAGCAGAAGAGGGCGATCAGTTACAAGGCATGCTGATTATGGGAATCAGTCTTTGGCTACTCGAGGGGTAGTGGGTCGAAGTCTGTCAAGGGTGGACACGGGAAGACGCGGGCGATCTGTGTCAAAGGGCCATTATGGGAACTCCGAG AGTGAAGTTGAAAAAGAAACTAGTTTGTCTTCAGGTCTCAGAAATAAGAATAATGTGAGATTAGCTCCCAGCTTGGAGAAAAAAGCTGTTGTAACCACATGTGCTTCTGAATTATCAGACCAGACGAGGAATTTGCAAAGATGGTCTAGTCAACATCCTCTTCTGGAGCCTTCAGATGGTTCAGTG ACTTCGAATTTGGAAGATGAGATTTCTACAGGTTCTTTTTCAGAAGCTGAAGAGAAAACCATCGGAGCAGTATTTGAACAGATTAAGGTGCAG TCTTTCCAGACTGATCAGCAGGCAGGTGATTCTAGTACTGGTGGAATATATGAAACAGTTCGATCTGAACTAAGACGTGCAATTTCTGAGATTCAAAATGACCTCGAAAAT GTGATCCGAAGGAATTGTACAACTATTGGAGCAACCAATGTTGTTGATATCCCACCTGAATTGGTTAACCCAGATGCAATTGAACTAGTTTCTGACATCAGAAAGGAATATGCCAGCAAGCTTGAGCAG TCCCAAGAACGAGCTAGGAAGCTTCAAGCAGAGCTGGCTATTGAGGAGCACCGTGGACAAGAACTTAATCGAATTCTGAAGGAGATACTTCCAGATCCAAAGTCATTGAATACGCAGAAGCCTCAACCCAGAAGAAAA ACCAGCATTGAGCGTCGGAAAATGTCCAAGCGTCTGACAGAAGAAGCCATGAATTATTTTGATGAGTGTGTATCAATATCAACATTTGATAGTTCTGACTTCTCATCTCCAGAGGACCCACCTCTCAATTCTGTCGCTGCTACTTCCTCTGTTGGTGACAGTAGATTCTTGCTGTCTGGAAATTCAAGTGCCTCAACTTCCCATTGTTCTAATTTTCAACTCAATTGTAACAAG GACTCAGATGGTCAAGTTTTCTACACACCTTGCAAAGAGGGTAGTGTCTTAACAGCCGGCAGCTGCTATAAAGACCCTGGTAATGATCAAAGAAGTCTAATAGAAACTGATGCTGAACAGGTAgggaattttcaattttctttttcacatGAACCAATGAAAACCAAAGGACTTTTCAATGAGATAAAAAGTTATATAAAGAAGTTCgaaaaagaaactgaaaacaaTGAGAGGGACTGTCAGACAAGATTAAGCTCTTATAATGCAGATGACTATGAGTCACACTTCCTGGCTGAGAGCTTATTGTTTGACAGGGTGATCTTCAAGAACAGAATACAGTCTGGTAGTCTGCTTCTCTGTGCTAGTGGTATCGTAATCTAA
- the LOC122089429 gene encoding uncharacterized protein LOC122089429 isoform X6, with translation MAVSAFKSNSKRGNLGSSSSNITSSAKDSELTKKVPPRRSRSVSAVVRNCQDEEISTVDFLNKRDNPLFCCSSTSPPEVIESENAIGIAKFNENASRLGEAAKKSVGSGCVSDSRRGRSVTRHADYGNQSLATRGVVGRSLSRVDTGRRGRSVSKGHYGNSESEVEKETSLSSGLRNKNNVRLAPSLEKKAVVTTCASELSDQTRNLQRWSSQHPLLEPSDGSVTSNLEDEISTGSFSEAEEKTIGAVFEQIKVQSFQTDQQAGDSSTGGIYETVRSELRRAISEIQNDLENVIRRNCTTIGATNVVDIPPELVNPDAIELVSDIRKEYASKLEQSQERARKLQAELAIEEHRGQELNRILKEILPDPKSLNTQKPQPRRKTSIERRKMSKRLTEEAMNYFDECVSISTFDSSDFSSPEDPPLNSVAATSSVGDSRFLLSGNSSASTSHCSNFQLNCNKDSDGQVFYTPCKEGSVLTAGSCYKDPGNDQRSLIETDAEQGDLQEQNTVW, from the exons ATGGCCGTTTCGGCTTTCAAATCAAACTCCAAGAGGGGGAACTTgggatcttcttcttccaatatCACATCTTCTGCAAAAGATTCAGAGTTGACCAAGAAAGTGCCTCCTCGTAGGTCCAGAAGCGTAAGTGCTGTGGTCAGAAATTGCCAAGACGAGGAAATAAGCACTGTTGATTTTCTGAATAAGAGAGATAATCCATTGTTCTGCTGCAGCAGCACATCACCACCAGAAGTGATTGAATCAGAAAACGCCATTGGAATCGCCAAATTCAATGAAAACGCATCCAGATTAGGTGAAGCAGCGAAGAAATCAGTGGGTAGTGGTTGTGTTTCGGATAGCAGAAGAGGGCGATCAGTTACAAGGCATGCTGATTATGGGAATCAGTCTTTGGCTACTCGAGGGGTAGTGGGTCGAAGTCTGTCAAGGGTGGACACGGGAAGACGCGGGCGATCTGTGTCAAAGGGCCATTATGGGAACTCCGAG AGTGAAGTTGAAAAAGAAACTAGTTTGTCTTCAGGTCTCAGAAATAAGAATAATGTGAGATTAGCTCCCAGCTTGGAGAAAAAAGCTGTTGTAACCACATGTGCTTCTGAATTATCAGACCAGACGAGGAATTTGCAAAGATGGTCTAGTCAACATCCTCTTCTGGAGCCTTCAGATGGTTCAGTG ACTTCGAATTTGGAAGATGAGATTTCTACAGGTTCTTTTTCAGAAGCTGAAGAGAAAACCATCGGAGCAGTATTTGAACAGATTAAGGTGCAG TCTTTCCAGACTGATCAGCAGGCAGGTGATTCTAGTACTGGTGGAATATATGAAACAGTTCGATCTGAACTAAGACGTGCAATTTCTGAGATTCAAAATGACCTCGAAAAT GTGATCCGAAGGAATTGTACAACTATTGGAGCAACCAATGTTGTTGATATCCCACCTGAATTGGTTAACCCAGATGCAATTGAACTAGTTTCTGACATCAGAAAGGAATATGCCAGCAAGCTTGAGCAG TCCCAAGAACGAGCTAGGAAGCTTCAAGCAGAGCTGGCTATTGAGGAGCACCGTGGACAAGAACTTAATCGAATTCTGAAGGAGATACTTCCAGATCCAAAGTCATTGAATACGCAGAAGCCTCAACCCAGAAGAAAA ACCAGCATTGAGCGTCGGAAAATGTCCAAGCGTCTGACAGAAGAAGCCATGAATTATTTTGATGAGTGTGTATCAATATCAACATTTGATAGTTCTGACTTCTCATCTCCAGAGGACCCACCTCTCAATTCTGTCGCTGCTACTTCCTCTGTTGGTGACAGTAGATTCTTGCTGTCTGGAAATTCAAGTGCCTCAACTTCCCATTGTTCTAATTTTCAACTCAATTGTAACAAG GACTCAGATGGTCAAGTTTTCTACACACCTTGCAAAGAGGGTAGTGTCTTAACAGCCGGCAGCTGCTATAAAGACCCTGGTAATGATCAAAGAAGTCTAATAGAAACTGATGCTGAACAG GGTGATCTTCAAGAACAGAATACAGTCTGGTAG